GGAAAGCGGCAAGCGTCTTGCCCGAGCCGGTCGGTGCCGAGATAAGAGTATTCTTCCGCTTCTTGATCTCGGGCCAGGCCTTTTCCTGTATCTCCGTCGGTACATCGAACTCTTTTTCAAACCATGATTTAACAGAGGGATGGAATTCTTCCAAAGCGGTAAGCCTGTCCATCTGATTAATTATAATCTACACAGGAAGCTTTTTAATCCCGTCCTGCGAGGCTATGCTAAACTCATCCGTATGGAAAACGGTTTCCGGATAAAGAGCGAGTTCTCGCCAACGGGGGATCAGCCCGGAGCCATAGCCGAGCTCACGGAAGGCGTGCTCCGGGGAGACAGGCACCAGGTGTTGCTCGGCGTCACGGGGAGCGGCAAGACATTCACGATAGCGAACGTCATAGCCAACGTCGGCCGTCCTACCCTCATAATGGCCCACAACAAGACCCTCGCCGCGCAGCTTTACGGAGAGCTCAAGGATCTCTTTCCGGACAACCCTGTGAGATACTTCGTCAGCTACTACGATTATTACCAGCCCGAGGCCTACATACCGTCCACGGACACCTACATAGAAAAGGACGCGCAGATAAACGAGCACATAGACAGGCTCCGCCACGCCTCCACGACGGCCCTCTTCGAAAGGAGGGACGTGATAATCGTCGCGAGCGTGTCGTGCATATACGGCATCGGCGCCCCCGAGCACTACTACGGGCTCCTCACGATGGTCGAGGAAGGAATGGAGCTTGAGCGCGACAGGCTTTTGGAGAAGCTTACGGAGGTCCAGTACGAGAGGACGGGGCTCGACCTCTGGAGGAGCAGCTTCCGTGTGAAGGGGGACACTGTAGACGTCTTTCCGTCTCATCACGACAACACCGCGCTCCGGATAGAATTCTTCGGCGACCGCGTGGACTCCATAAAAGAAATAGACCCGCTCAGCGGCAAGACCATAAGGCCCGTCAAAAAAGCAGCCATATACCCGGGATCCCACTACGTCGCCCCGAGAGACAGCCACGAGAGGGCGATCGAAGGCATAAAGAAAGAGCTCGAAGAGAGGCTCGCGTACTTCAGTGAAAGAGGAATGGCTCTTGAGAAGCAGCGGCTTGAGGAGAAGACCAAGTTCGACCTCGAGCTGCTTGCCAACATGGGCTTCTGCCCCGGCATCGAGAACTATTCGAGGCACATATCTGGCAGGCTCCCCGGCCAGCCCCCCTGGACGCTCCTCGACTACTTCCCCAAGGACTTCCTCCTTATAATAGACGAGAGCCACCAGATGGTCCCCCAGCTCCGAGGCATGTACGAAGGGGACAGGAGCAGGAAGCTCAGTCTGGTGGAGCACGGGTTCAGGCTCCCCTCGGCGCTCGACAACAGACCCCTTAACTTCGCAGAGTTCGAAAAGAGGGTCAACCAAGTGATTTACGTCTCCGCCACCCCCGCCCAATACGAGATAGAGAAGGCGGGCGGGGTCATAGTCGAGCAGATAATACGTCCAACGGGGCTCGCCGATCCCGAAGTGGAGATAAGGACCGCCGACAGGCAGGTGGACGATCTCCTCGAGGAGATTCAAAAAAGGGTTTCTGCGGGCGAGAGGACACTCGTAACCACACTCACGAAAAGGATGGCCGAAGACCTTACCGAATATTACAGGGAGCTCGGCATAAAGGTGCGCTACCTGCACTCCGATATAGACACCCTCGAAAGGATCGCCATAATTAGGGATCTCAGGCTCGGGAAATTCGACGTCCTCGTAGGGATTAACCTCCTCAGGGAGGGGCTCGATATCCCCGAGGTCTCGCTCGTCGCGGTGCTGGACGCGGATAAGGAAGGGTATCTCCGCTCGGAAACATCCCTCATACAGATATTCGGGAGGGCGGCAAGGAACGTGAACGGCAAGGTGGTGCTCTACGCCGATAGAACCACGGCGTCCATGGCGAGCGCTATCTCGGAGACCGAGAGGAGGCGCCGCATCCAGGAAAAGTACAATAAGGAGAACGGCATCACGCCGGCCAGTATAAAGAAATCCGTCACCGACATACTATCGACCATATACGAAGCCGATTACTACACCGTCCCGGTCGAGAAGACGCCCGAGCCCATAGATATACCGCCCGAGAGGATTTCGAAGACCATAAGCGCGCTCGAAAAAGAGATGAAAGAGGCTGCAAGGAGCATGGAATACGAGACGGCCGCGCAGAAGAGGGATCAGATAAAGCGCCTCCGCGAGCTCGAGATAAAATACCTCGGGAGCTCGGAAGAAAATCCTCAATAGCGCGCAGCCGTCAGCCGCACATGGTCTTGGCGGCCTGCTCCATTTCCTCAAAACTCACGTCCCTAACATGGGTCGCTACAGACCAGACGTGGCCGAACGGGTCCTGCAGCTGGCCGTACCTGTCCCCCCAGAACATGTCCGCAACCGGCATCTTAACGGTCGCTCCCGCTTTTACCGCCTGATCGAATACCGAATCCGCGTCCTTTACATAAAGATGTATAACAACGGGAGTTCCCTTGAGTGTTTCGGGACCCACCGAGCCCCAGTCCGGGAACTCATCGGCAAGCATTAACGCCGAATCGCCTATACGGAGCGATGCGTGAAGGACTTTCTTCCCGTCAGGCGTGGTCAGTCTCCCGCCCTCCTCCGCGCCGAATGCATTTTTGTAGAACTCTATGGCCTTGGCCGCGTCCTTGCAGACGAGATGCGGCGTCACAGTATTCATTCCGTCGGGTATGGGTTTCACTTTCGACATAGTTACAGCTCCTTATGCTGGATTTTGCCGGAGCGCCGACAGCAAAAACGCAGCGCAGCTTGCCGGCCGTTCACTAATACGACGAATTAGCATAATCATTCTGGACACCTTTTAGCCGGAGAGTTTTTCCTTCAGCTCCTCGGCTTTCTTCCTGCTTAGGCCGGGGACGGCGGCGATGTCATCGACCGAAGCGTCTCTTATGCCGGACAGGCTGCCGAACCGCTTTATGAGCTCCTTCTTCCGCTTGGCCCCTATGCCCGGCACGTCGTCGAGCGCCGAGCTTACAGCCCTCTTTCCCCTAAGCTTCTTGTGAAAAGTGATCGCGAACCTGTGGGCCTCGTCCCTCACCCTCATGAGAAGGAACAGGACCTGCGAGTTTCTCGAGAAGACGATCGGGTTCTTCCGGCCGTATATGTATATCTTATCGGGCTCCCCTTCGTACCTGCCCTTGGCTATCGAGGCGAGGTCGAGCCTGCCTGCATAGCCGAGCTCTTCGATAACGCTATGCGCTATGTTCAGCTGCCCCTTCCCCCCGTCGATCAAAATAAGATCGGGGATATCCCACCCCTCTTCCTCGGCCCGTGTAAGTCTCCGCGAAAGGACCTCGCGCATCATGGCGTAGTCGTTAGGCCCTTCGACCGTCTTTATCCTGTAAGTCCTGTACCTCTCCCTGGCCGGCTTCCCCCCCTCGAACCTCACGAGCGACGCCACTGCCAGCTCCCCCTGTATATTGGAGATATCGAAGCACTCTATGGCAGCGGGCAATCTGCTCAGGTGGAGCGAGGACTTGAGCCTTCCCAAGAGGTCCTGCTCGCCGAGCTCCCGGGCGTGCTTCCTCTGGAAGCTCTCGAGCGCGTTCCTGCCTGCGAGCTCCAGCTGCGATGCCTTCACCCCCCTTTCCGGCACGCTGAGCGTGACCTTCCGCCCCAGCCTCTCCGAGAGCCATTCGGATATATCCCCCATGCCCTCCACATCTATAGGGATAATTATTTCGTTCGGTATAAATCTGTTTCCCCCGTAGAACTGGGAGATGAACTCCCCGACGAGGTCCTCGTCCGTCCCCGCCGCGTTCTTGAAAGAATATTCAGCTTTATCGACGAGAATCCCGCCCCTCGAAAAGAGGACCGCGAACTCTGCCTCCTGCCCTTCCCTGTGAAAACCCACTATGTCCCTGTCCTTCGTGCCGGGAGTGATGAACATCTGGTCGTCCAGGTTCTTTTCGAGAAGCTTCGCCTGATCCCTGTAATGAGCTGCGTCCTCGTACCTCATCTCCTCCGAAGCCTTTTCCATATTGTCCCTGAGCATTTCGATGATCCTGTCCTTTTCTCCCCGGAGAAACATCCGTGTCCGCTCGACCGCCTCCCCGTATTCCTCCTCGCCGACTTTCCCAGCGCAGGGTCCGAGGCACATGCCCATGTAGTAGCTGAGACAGGGCCTGGCCGAGTGTCTTTTGAACTTCTCGTCCGTGCAGTCCCTGAGCGGAAACACCTTGTGAATAAGCCTCTTCGCCTTCCTTAGCGCGTCCGCCGACGCGAAAGGCCCGTAATAAAGGGCCCCATCCTTGAGAACCCTTCTGGTCAAAGAGAGGCGCGGGAACCTCTCCCGGGGATCGAGCCTGAGGGAGAGATAGTTCTTGTCGTCCCTCAATCTGATGTTGTAGCGAGGTTTTTTTTGCTTGATGAGCGAGTTCTCGAGGACGAGGGCCTCGCGCTCGTTCCGCGTCACGAAGTAATCGAGGTCCTCCACCTCCCTCATGAGATACGGTATGTGGGGTCTCTGCGGGTCCCCGCCTTCGTGGAGGTACGACATCACGCGGCTTCTCAGGTTCTTCGCCTTGCCGATATAGAGGGACCTGCCCTTCCTGTCCTTGAGGATATAGACACCGGCCGACGCGGGAATCGAGCCGACCTTCTCGTCGCTTATGCCCATAACTTATTTAGGTTAGAGGAATTTCTTTCTTAAGCAAAGACAAAAAGGAATATATATGTTTCCTTATGCTATAACCGAGGTGGAACCTCGTTGTAGGAGCGGCTTCCAGCCGCGACATGCAATGCGCGTTGCTACGACTCTACACTTCCTCTCCTGTTTAAACCAAGCATGAAGTTCGACCCGTCCGC
The window above is part of the Thermodesulfobacteriota bacterium genome. Proteins encoded here:
- the uvrB gene encoding excinuclease ABC subunit UvrB, with amino-acid sequence MENGFRIKSEFSPTGDQPGAIAELTEGVLRGDRHQVLLGVTGSGKTFTIANVIANVGRPTLIMAHNKTLAAQLYGELKDLFPDNPVRYFVSYYDYYQPEAYIPSTDTYIEKDAQINEHIDRLRHASTTALFERRDVIIVASVSCIYGIGAPEHYYGLLTMVEEGMELERDRLLEKLTEVQYERTGLDLWRSSFRVKGDTVDVFPSHHDNTALRIEFFGDRVDSIKEIDPLSGKTIRPVKKAAIYPGSHYVAPRDSHERAIEGIKKELEERLAYFSERGMALEKQRLEEKTKFDLELLANMGFCPGIENYSRHISGRLPGQPPWTLLDYFPKDFLLIIDESHQMVPQLRGMYEGDRSRKLSLVEHGFRLPSALDNRPLNFAEFEKRVNQVIYVSATPAQYEIEKAGGVIVEQIIRPTGLADPEVEIRTADRQVDDLLEEIQKRVSAGERTLVTTLTKRMAEDLTEYYRELGIKVRYLHSDIDTLERIAIIRDLRLGKFDVLVGINLLREGLDIPEVSLVAVLDADKEGYLRSETSLIQIFGRAARNVNGKVVLYADRTTASMASAISETERRRRIQEKYNKENGITPASIKKSVTDILSTIYEADYYTVPVEKTPEPIDIPPERISKTISALEKEMKEAARSMEYETAAQKRDQIKRLRELEIKYLGSSEENPQ
- a CDS encoding VOC family protein, encoding MSKVKPIPDGMNTVTPHLVCKDAAKAIEFYKNAFGAEEGGRLTTPDGKKVLHASLRIGDSALMLADEFPDWGSVGPETLKGTPVVIHLYVKDADSVFDQAVKAGATVKMPVADMFWGDRYGQLQDPFGHVWSVATHVRDVSFEEMEQAAKTMCG
- the uvrC gene encoding excinuclease ABC subunit UvrC translates to MGISDEKVGSIPASAGVYILKDRKGRSLYIGKAKNLRSRVMSYLHEGGDPQRPHIPYLMREVEDLDYFVTRNEREALVLENSLIKQKKPRYNIRLRDDKNYLSLRLDPRERFPRLSLTRRVLKDGALYYGPFASADALRKAKRLIHKVFPLRDCTDEKFKRHSARPCLSYYMGMCLGPCAGKVGEEEYGEAVERTRMFLRGEKDRIIEMLRDNMEKASEEMRYEDAAHYRDQAKLLEKNLDDQMFITPGTKDRDIVGFHREGQEAEFAVLFSRGGILVDKAEYSFKNAAGTDEDLVGEFISQFYGGNRFIPNEIIIPIDVEGMGDISEWLSERLGRKVTLSVPERGVKASQLELAGRNALESFQRKHARELGEQDLLGRLKSSLHLSRLPAAIECFDISNIQGELAVASLVRFEGGKPARERYRTYRIKTVEGPNDYAMMREVLSRRLTRAEEEGWDIPDLILIDGGKGQLNIAHSVIEELGYAGRLDLASIAKGRYEGEPDKIYIYGRKNPIVFSRNSQVLFLLMRVRDEAHRFAITFHKKLRGKRAVSSALDDVPGIGAKRKKELIKRFGSLSGIRDASVDDIAAVPGLSRKKAEELKEKLSG